Proteins from a genomic interval of Vespula pensylvanica isolate Volc-1 chromosome 22, ASM1446617v1, whole genome shotgun sequence:
- the LOC122636557 gene encoding zinc finger protein 135-like codes for MESIGTEDALTETEGPTDIASSQNNPSIVTLANMCTTPGNAGAGFGYAWSFGGPGTETRENAQSELATNISYAVNNNQDQGSSQKIQVDIKPAKNVNSAHRRPMFAMNESCQQTPTTHHGHTGGAHNQTHGSHVRTKKHHDVFPLNCEKGGCQCDASQPTPPPSLFSNTLVFTTADKHAMSKHFMTPLGPLQLTAEECNEILMKRAAAASNQANANNVTTSQTDGTAHFGHVLTHVNTTQIETKVKQQQDMGSQVRVPKERPYSCSECGKSFLLKHHLTTHARVHTGERPHICVHCGKSFAHKHCLHTHLLLHSAERPYQCRECKKSFTLKHHLVTHTRVHTRERPFVCQECGRAFPLKRHLVTHSKFHSGERPFVCEECGESFSQKDHLTMHSRFHGSLHPFVCHDCGATFQRKFELVNHGRLHGRIPHSCTVCGKEFLQKRTLLAHMRLHTGETPFACTVCGEAFPRKVDLVTHSKIHNNNTSTDEKSLTCRECGLDFPNREALTLHLRLHSGDRTLVTDLCGLAAAFQQTPGHFLTPNTPGTHQMNGPIGTPGVSHMHGATQTSPPVGSGPKPKPHICPDCGRGFAQKHGLSQHQRRHTDGSCHIRSHVCDKCGKAFFQKNHLLLHQRQHMDPPPSILRQQQRQAAQAAAQQAQQQQAQQQQQAQQQQQVQQQQQAQQQQQAQQAQQVQQQAQQQQQVQQQQQQQPQQQQQTCTVDTKTIQLQAIQQQVQQQVQQQVQQQQQQQQQQACSVDTKAIQLNVTM; via the exons A TGGAGAGCATTGGTACGGAGGATGCGTTGACAGAGACAGAGGGGCCTACCGATATAGCCTCCAGCCAAAACAACCCCTCCATCGTTACCCTTGCAAATATGTGTACAACCCCTGGCAACGCTGGCGCAGGATTCGGGTATGCCTGGTCCTTTGGTGGGCCTGGTACCGAAACCCGAGAGAACGCACAGAGCGAGCTCGCTACCAATATTAGTTACGCCGTTAATAACAATCAGGACCAAGGTTCCAGTCAAAAGATACAGGTCGATATTAAACCGGCAAAAAACGTTAATAGTGCTCATCGCAGACCTATGTTCGCTATGAACGAAAGTTGTCAACAAACTCCAACTACCCACCACGGTCACACAGGCGGAGCTCATAATCAAACGCATGGTTCTCACGTTCGCACTAAAAAGCATCACGACGTTTTTCCATTGAATTGTGAAAAGGGAGGCTGTCAGTGTGACGCTTCGCAACCAACGCCTCCACCCTCTCTATTTTCAAATACCTTAGTTTTTACTACAGCCGACAAGCATGCCATGAGTAAGCATTTCATGACACCGCTTGGACCTTTGCAGCTTACTGCAGAAGAGtgcaatgaaattttaatgaaaagggCAGCAGCTGCATCTAATCAAGCAAATGCCAACAATGTTACTACCAGTCAAACGGACGGCACAGCTCACTTTGGACACGTATTGACTCATGTAAACACTACTCAAATCGAGACTAAAGTTAAGCAACAGCAAGATATGGGGAGCCAAGTTCGTGTACCTAAGGAAAGACCATATTCTTGTTCCGAATGTGGGAAGTCATTTTTACTAAAGCATCATTTAACGACGCATGCAAGAGTACATACAGGAGAAAGACCTCATATATGCGTTCACTGTGGCAAGAGTTTCGCTCACAAACATTGTCTTCATACCCACTTGCTGTTACACAGTGCAGAAAGACCTTATCAATGTCGAGAATGTAAAAAGTCCTTTACGTTAAAGCATCACCTTGTAACGCATACTCGGGTACacacgagagagagaccatTTGTTTGCCAGGAATGTGGAAGAGCGTTTCCTCTTAAACGCCATTTAGTCACCCATAGTAAATTTCATTCTGGAGAAAGGCCATTTGTTTGCGAAGAATGTGGAGAATCCTTCTCGCAGAAGGATCACTTGACGATGCATTCGCGCTTCCACGGCAGTTTACATCCATTTGTTTGTCATGATTGTGGGGCTACGTTTCAAAGGAAGTTTGAACTAGTAAACCATGGTCGGTTACACGGTAGAATTCCACATTCGTGTACTGTTTGTGGTAAAGAATTTTTACAGAAGAGAACGCTATTAGCACACATGCGTTTACATACAGGAGAGACACCTTTCGCTTGCACCGTTTGTGGAGAGGCATTCCCGCGTAAAGTAGATTTAGTTACGCACTCCAAGATTCACAATAACAATACGAGTACAGATGAGAAATCTCTTACATGCAG GGAGTGCGGATTAGATTTTCCGAACAGAGAAGCCCTTACCTTACATTTAAGGCTACATTCTGGTGATCGAACGTTAGTAACGGATTTGTGTGGGTTAGCAGCTGCCTTCCAACAAACTCCTGGACACTTCCTAACTCCAAATACTCCTGGAACCCACCAG ATGAATGGACCTATCGGAACGCCCGGTGTTAGCCACATGCATGGTGCAACGCAAACGTCGCCACCAGTTGGTTCGGGTCCTAAACCAAAACCGCATATTTGTCCTGATTGTGGCCGTGGGTTTGCTCAGAAGCACGGACTGTCGCAACATCAACGACGCCACACGGACGGCAGTTGTCATATAAGGTCACACGTGTGTGACAAGTGTGGAAAGGCTTTCTTCCAGAAGAATCATTTGTTATTACATCAACGTCAGCACATGGATCCTCCGCCGAGTATACTTCGGCAACAACAGAGACAAGCGGCGCAAGCCGCTGCTCAACAAGCTCAACAACAGCAAgcgcagcaacagcaacaggcgcagcagcaacagcaggtccagcagcagcagcaagcgcagcagcagcagcaggcGCAACAGGCGCAGCAAGTGCAACAACAAgcgcaacagcaacagcaggttcagcagcagcagcagcagcaaccacagcagcagcagcaaacGTGTACGGTCGATACTAAAACAATTCAGTTGCAAGCAATACAGCAACAAGTTCAACAACAAGTCCAGCAACAGgtacaacagcagcagcagcagcagcaacaacaagcGTGTTCCGTGGACACAAAAGCAATACAGTTGAATGTCACCATGTGA
- the LOC122636582 gene encoding protein yippee-like 1 isoform X1: MVKTFQAYLPSCHRTYSCIHCRAHLANHDELISKVSSLYQSFQGSQGRAYLFNSVVNVGCGPAEERVLLTGLHAVADIYCECCKTTLGWKYEHAFESSQKYKEGKFIIELAHMIKENGWE; the protein is encoded by the exons ATGGTCAAAACTTTCCAAGCGTATCTGCCCTCCTGTCATCGCACTTACTCGTGCATTCACTGCCGTGCTCACCTCGCCAATCACGACGAACTCATCTCTAAGGTGAGCTCTCTCTATCAG TCCTTCCAAGGCAGTCAAGGCCGTGCCTATCTCTTCAATTCTGT ggtaAACGTGGGTTGTGGTCCTGCCGAGGAACGCGTACTCTTAACCGGCCTTCACGCGGTCGCCGATATTTACTGCGAGTGCTGCAAGACTACTCTCGGCTGGAAATAC GAGCATGCCTTTGAGTCAAGTCAAAAGTACAAGGAGGGCAAGTTCATAATCGAGCTCGCCCACATGATCAAGGAGAATGGATGGGAATGA
- the LOC122636582 gene encoding protein yippee-like 1 isoform X2: MVKTFQAYLPSCHRTYSCIHCRAHLANHDELISKSFQGSQGRAYLFNSVVNVGCGPAEERVLLTGLHAVADIYCECCKTTLGWKYEHAFESSQKYKEGKFIIELAHMIKENGWE; the protein is encoded by the exons ATGGTCAAAACTTTCCAAGCGTATCTGCCCTCCTGTCATCGCACTTACTCGTGCATTCACTGCCGTGCTCACCTCGCCAATCACGACGAACTCATCTCTAAG TCCTTCCAAGGCAGTCAAGGCCGTGCCTATCTCTTCAATTCTGT ggtaAACGTGGGTTGTGGTCCTGCCGAGGAACGCGTACTCTTAACCGGCCTTCACGCGGTCGCCGATATTTACTGCGAGTGCTGCAAGACTACTCTCGGCTGGAAATAC GAGCATGCCTTTGAGTCAAGTCAAAAGTACAAGGAGGGCAAGTTCATAATCGAGCTCGCCCACATGATCAAGGAGAATGGATGGGAATGA